One Magnetococcales bacterium genomic window, AACCTGCCCGAAACCGACCACTACCGGGCCACCCCCTTCTATCGGGATAATTTCAGCAGCCGGGAGATCGCCACCGCACTCCTGAAACCCTCCCCCCGGATCACCTTCTGCGGCTGGTTTTGCGCCAAGGAAGCCCTCAAGAAGGCACTACCGGAGGTCACACCCTTACGCCTGTCAGAAATCGAAATCCACGAAGCCGCAGGGCGACCCCGGATCACCACCATTCACCCCCGGATCAATCAGCGTTACCAACTGCAACTCTCCATCAGCCATACCGAGCACACTGCCGTAGCGGTGGTGCATGCCTTTCAGGTGCGCCATGGGTAGGCAATCCGGCTGGCTTCAGCGGTTGATGACTTTTTTTGAAGAGGGGGCGATCTGGAAATGGCGTTTTCTATTCCAGGGAGGCAAACTCTCCCGTTTTCCCCGGTTGGATCCCTACCGCCGTCTTGCTTTCGACCCCATTGACAAAGGCAGCCGGATCCTGGTGGTGGGAGATGGGGTGGCGGCGTTTACCCTGTTGCAGGCGCTGCACCGTTACGGTTTCAGGCATCTCACTTTACTGGCTCCCTTCGATACCCTGGGTGGAACCTGTCTACACCACGGCTGTATGGTTTCCGCCTGGCTCTCCACCCGGGAAAACCTCGATGCAGCCACTCTGGATGCGGGCCTGACCCAGTTGCGCCAAAAATTGGTCCAGGGCATGACCCACACCCTGGAAAATCTGGGGGTCCATTTTGAGCCTGGCTCTCTTCAGGAGATTGACAACCAAACAGCCATCACCCGGGCAGGGGGGCGGATAGCCTTCGATCGATTGGTGCTGGCTACCGGCAGTCGCCGGCGTTCCCATCCCATCCTGGGTGAGACCCTCTCACTGCCGCAGTTTTGGTCATTGCGTGAAGGCCATATCGTGATCGTCAACGAGGGTTCTCCAGAAATATATACCCTCGCCCACTTGGCCCAACGTCTGGGACTCCGGGTCACCCTGCTCCTCACGGGAAATCGTCCACAGCCCCGGCCCCCTTCCTTGCTGGATCTCCAATCCCGGTTGCAAGAGCAGGGGGTTGTCATGCATCACTCTGTCCGAATTTTGGAACGGCACAACACCACCCTGAGCGTCACCGTGGATGGGAGGAGCCTCCAGATTTCCTTCGAGCATCTTTTCCATCTGGGTGCACCCATCCCCAATCTGCCACGGGTGGACGGACATTTTTTAACCTTGGGGGATCTGGATCTGGAGCGGGGCTCTTTTCGCCACCATGAAAACCTCTACGCCGTGGGTGATGCAGCTGGTTTTTTCACCGCTGCCGAAGCCCAATGGCACGCTGAAGCCTTGGCCCGGACCTTCTCCCAGGGCACACCCATGCGCTGGGCACCCCTGGAGCGGCTGCCAATGCTCTTCCATGGTGACCCCCCTCTGGCCATGGTGGGGGAACCCCTCTCTCTGTTTCGCAGCAAAGGCTGGCGTCGGATCGATTTTTCCAGCCTGGGCTGGTCTGCCATCCACGGTATCCACGGGCAGCTCTGGTATCTCCCTTGTGCCGATGGTCGCTCTCTTTCAGCGATCCACATCGCCCACCCACAAGCTGATCTTTTGATCGGCCAAGCCGCTGCTCTGCTGGATTACGCCCTGGACGATCCCCGCTGGCAGCTTAGCGCTCCCCATCCATCGGCAGGAGAGATTTTTCACCTTTTGATCTCGGATTGGCGTACTTTTAAAAAGCCTTCGCCTGTTGTGGCCAAACCCTCCCGCCTGCCCCGAACCCCCGTCTCCAGGATCCTCCATCTCTCCTCTGGCCTCATCCATTTTTCCCTGGAAGAGCGACAAGCTGCCCCCCTGCAACCCGACCCGGAGCGCTATCTGAAACTACTCCTGGCCCTTAAAAATCGCCTCGGCCTCACCAGCCAGGAGACCCTGCCCCTGATTCCGGATGGGAAGGGGGGATATGTAGCGGATGGAGTTGGACCATTTCGGGATGTGTGGGAGTCTTCGACCGGTATCCTGAAATTTTACTGGCAGGAGGAGCAAGACCCCCTCCTCGTCATCGATGATAAGCCCGCAGCCCCCCTCCCCTCTCCGACCACCGATGGGGAGCAGGGAGGGAAGCGGCAAACTCATCCATTGCATGGATAGCCGGGCCTCATACCATGCTCTTCAACTCCTTCCCCTTTATCCTGGCTTTTCTTCCAGTGACCCTGCTGGGGTTTTATCTCCTGGGAGAGCGGGGGCATCGGAGCGGGGCGCTGGTGTGGTTGGTTTTCTGCTCACTCTTTTTCTACGGCTGGTGGAACCCACGCTATCTGGCGCTCATCCTGGGATCCATCGCTTTTAATTATGGGGTGGGAATTTGGCTGGAAAAATGGGGCCATTCCGGGAGAAAAAAACGGACTGGCTGGCTCCTGGCCCTGGGGATTTTGGCTAATCTGATCGTTCTTGGCTATTTCAAATACAGCCTTTTTTTTCTGGAAAATCTCAACCTGATTCTGGACAACCGGTTTCACATTGAGGCGATCATCCTGCCCCTGGGCATCTCCTTTTTTACCTTTCAACAGATCGCCTGGCTCACCGACATCCATCGGGGGGGAAAAATTCAGGGACATTTTCTCCATTACAGCTTTTTCGTGGTTTTTTTCCCCCAGCTCATCGCAGGCCCCATCGTGCGCCACAAGGAGATGGTCCATCAATATCAAAATCCGGCCTTCACCCGGCTGGATCCAACCAACCTTTCACTGGGTCTTACCCTCTTTTTCATCGGACTTTACAAAAAAGTAGCCATCGCCGACCGGTTGGCCCCCTTCGTGGATCCCCTTTTTTTGGCCGCTGAGGCAGGCCATGCCCTCAATTTTACCGATGCCTGGCTCGCCGGCCTCGGTTTCGGCTGCCAGATCTATTTCGACTTTTCCGCCTATTCGGACATGGCCATGGGCCTTGCCGCCCTGTTCAACTTAAGGCTGCCTGTCAATTTCAACTCCCCCTTCAAGGCCTGCAACATTGTCCAGTTTTGGCAACGGTGGCACATCACCCTCAGCCGTTTTTTGGCCCACTATCTCTTTGCCCCGATAGCCCTCACCATGCATCGGCTGGCAGAACGTTTGGCAGTGGGTGGCTGGGGCCGCTTTTGGCTCACGGTTCAGGTGCCGCTCCTTGTCACCTTTCTTCTCTCCGGCCTCTGGCACGGGGCGGGGTGGACTTTTATCTGCTGGGGGGGGCTCCACGGCCTATATCTCATCATCCACAACCTCTGGTCGGCCTGGCGGGAGCGATGGGGCAACAAAACAAGACTGAGTTGGCTGGGGGAGCTGGCGGCCCGCCTGCTCGCCCAAGGCATGACCTTTGCCGCCATCACCGTGGCCTGGATTCTCTTCCGGGCGGAATCATTGGGGGGGGCTGGGGTGATGCTTCGGGCCATGGCCGGTCAGAGCGGATTTCAAGCGGATCGGATTGACTTTCCCGCCGGGGGGCTGGTGGTGGTCCTCTTGCTGATCACCTGGTTGGCGCCCAATGCCCTGGAACTCACCCGCCGCTACCAGCCTGCACTGGAAAACCATCGGGGGGAGATTCGTCAATTTGCGCCAGTGGTGTGGCGTCCCAGTGCGTTTTCCGGGTTGGTCCTGTCGCTCCTGGCCTTTCTCGGTCTGCTCTATCTTTTTGTCTGGACCCGCGATGAATTCATCTACTTCCAATTCTGACGAAGGTTGGCCTTTCGTGGCCTGGTTCCTCTGGACCCTGGGAGCGCTTCTTCTGTTTTCAGCATTGGCCAGTGAATCGCTCATTCGCCTGAAAGTGGAAAAGCAGGACAATCGCCTGCACCACCTGACGATCTACCATACCGACTCAAGCCCCACCGCCATATTTGGCGACTCCCATGGGGCCGTGGATCTGCAACCCAAGGAAGGAGTGGTCAATCTGGCCTATGTCAGGGAATCCATAGAGGTGATCGCCATGAAGATCCGCCTTCTTCTGGATCGACGCCCACTCAAGCGGATCATCCTCCAGGCGGATCCATCGATGTTCGGCCCCTATCGCCTGGATGCCGTTGCCGATGTGGAGGCCTTTCGCCATCTGGACCAAGGCGGTTTCAATACCAGTTTTTTTACGCTCCGCATTGTTCTCGACCAACACCGCCCCCAAATTCTCAATTATTGGCGGGTTTGGTTCGAGGTGGGCAGTTTCCAAAAGCCGATCCTGCGCCTGCATCCCGGAGGATGGCTCGAAATGAGACGCCAATGGTTGGAGATGCCCGCTCCCCGCCGCAAACAGGAAACCCTGGCCCGCATCGCCTTACAGCGTCCACCGGCTCACTTTGCCGACCACCGGTTTACCTCCATCTACACCCAACTGCTCACTGAATTGATCGATGTGCGCCACATTCCGGTCTGCCTGATCGGCTTTCCCATGTCCCCCGACTATCTGGCGGAAATGGGCCCCTCTTTCGACCTGGTACAATCCTGGTTTCAAAAAACCGCCTTGGCCCATGGTGCAGCCTATTTCAACTATGTCGATCTCTATGGGGAACAGCCCCATCTTTTTGCCGACCAGGATCATCTCAATAAGGATGGGGCAGCCATTTTTTCTGAAAGGGTTTTCCACGATTGTGGGGTCGATTGAGTGGGCGTCCCTTCCGAAAACCTGTTTTTGCTCGAAAACCAGGAACTCGGAAGGGACTGGAATGGCGTCCAAAAGCTGAAGAAAACCGAGCCTGCACACCAAGCCCTGGAGAGAGACAAAGGCTTACATTTCAGACTGCAGATACTTGGCCATCTGCATGTCCGTTCCAAGGATGTGTTTGGTCACCCACTCTTTGAGGAAATCCAAAACCTCTGGTGTAATACCTTCGCCTTCGGCCTTGAACTTATTCTGCAAATTTACCGCCTGTTCCAGCAGGGAGGCATGTTCATTTTTATGCTCCATGAAACCGTCATATTCATAGGTTTGCATCAACCGTTCTTCATGACGAAAGTGCCACAAGGTATAGCTCAACAACTCCTCAAGCACTATTTCCATCTCTTCGCTTTCCTTGTTTTCAGCGACAGATTGAATGAGGTCGTTGAGAAGATCAATCAGGCGTTGATGATCTTTGTCGATCTCAGGGATACCAACACTCAGTGAATCGTTCCAGATAAGCTGTTCCATTTCCCCCCCAAAAAAAATTGACTGATTGATTCAGGGCTCCATACCGACTGATAAGAATCAAAAACCTTCGAAACCGATCAAAGAGACATCGTCTCTGCGTTTGCTATCCCCCTGATAATCGATCAAGGCTTGCAGGATAGGCCCCTCCTGTTGATCCATGGGCCTATCCCGAAGGGTTTCAAGCAGACGCATAAAACGCCGTTTGCCAAAGCTGCGTTTTTTCTCTCCACCAATTTGATCGATAATGCCATCCGAGGTCATGTAGTAGCGTTTGTCAGCGCCAAATGCCAAGGTGTGCGCGGTAAAATCAAAATCCCGATCAATACCTCGATATCCAATACCGGATTTGTCCCCTTTGATCTCCTGAACACCCCCTTCATCAACGATAAACAGCGAAAATCTGGCCCCGGAATAGACCATTTTTTTCCGGCGTTTATTAATAAAGCAAACCCCCAGCTCCAAACCATCGTCTGAATCCCCCAGCTCCTTGTCCTGACCGAGAGCCAACTGAATCAGCTGATGCATGCGTTGGATCAAGGTTCCCGTATCTCCGGGGGCCACTTCCAGTATGGCCTGATCCAGGGCACCGTTGGCAATCAAGGTCATGAATGCCCCGGGCACCCCATGACCCGTGCAATCCCCAAGGATAATGACACTGCCATTAAACCAGGGACGGTACCAATACATATCACCACCAACCACATCACGAGGCTCCCAAATGAGACAATGTTGAGGCAAAACCGTATTGATGACCTCCGTGGGCGGCATGATGGAGCGTTGAATCCGGCTGGCATACTGGATGGAGCTGGAAATAATGGCCAGGGCATCCTTCAAGCGATCATCGGCCATTTTTCTCTGGGTGATATCTTCCTTATTGGCAACAAAATGGCTGATATTTCCATCCCGGTCCCGAAGGGGAGAAATCGTGGTGGCTTCCCAATACAGCTCCCCACTCTTGCGTTTATTCAGGAATTCACCTTTCCAGGTTTTCCCCTTGGATAAGGTCTGCCAAAGATCCTGATAGAGGTGGGAATCCATTTCCCCTGATTTCAAAATACGCGGATTGCTGCCGATGGCTTCTTCCTGGCTATAGCCACTCACCTTGGAAAATTGTGGATTGACGAACTCTATGTTGGCGTCACGATCGGTGATCACGATGGATAGAGGGCTCTGTTCCACAGTTCTGGACAGCTTTGTCAGCTCGATTTCCAACTCCTG contains:
- a CDS encoding NAD(P)/FAD-dependent oxidoreductase, encoding MGRQSGWLQRLMTFFEEGAIWKWRFLFQGGKLSRFPRLDPYRRLAFDPIDKGSRILVVGDGVAAFTLLQALHRYGFRHLTLLAPFDTLGGTCLHHGCMVSAWLSTRENLDAATLDAGLTQLRQKLVQGMTHTLENLGVHFEPGSLQEIDNQTAITRAGGRIAFDRLVLATGSRRRSHPILGETLSLPQFWSLREGHIVIVNEGSPEIYTLAHLAQRLGLRVTLLLTGNRPQPRPPSLLDLQSRLQEQGVVMHHSVRILERHNTTLSVTVDGRSLQISFEHLFHLGAPIPNLPRVDGHFLTLGDLDLERGSFRHHENLYAVGDAAGFFTAAEAQWHAEALARTFSQGTPMRWAPLERLPMLFHGDPPLAMVGEPLSLFRSKGWRRIDFSSLGWSAIHGIHGQLWYLPCADGRSLSAIHIAHPQADLLIGQAAALLDYALDDPRWQLSAPHPSAGEIFHLLISDWRTFKKPSPVVAKPSRLPRTPVSRILHLSSGLIHFSLEERQAAPLQPDPERYLKLLLALKNRLGLTSQETLPLIPDGKGGYVADGVGPFRDVWESSTGILKFYWQEEQDPLLVIDDKPAAPLPSPTTDGEQGGKRQTHPLHG
- a CDS encoding MBOAT family protein, with the translated sequence MLFNSFPFILAFLPVTLLGFYLLGERGHRSGALVWLVFCSLFFYGWWNPRYLALILGSIAFNYGVGIWLEKWGHSGRKKRTGWLLALGILANLIVLGYFKYSLFFLENLNLILDNRFHIEAIILPLGISFFTFQQIAWLTDIHRGGKIQGHFLHYSFFVVFFPQLIAGPIVRHKEMVHQYQNPAFTRLDPTNLSLGLTLFFIGLYKKVAIADRLAPFVDPLFLAAEAGHALNFTDAWLAGLGFGCQIYFDFSAYSDMAMGLAALFNLRLPVNFNSPFKACNIVQFWQRWHITLSRFLAHYLFAPIALTMHRLAERLAVGGWGRFWLTVQVPLLVTFLLSGLWHGAGWTFICWGGLHGLYLIIHNLWSAWRERWGNKTRLSWLGELAARLLAQGMTFAAITVAWILFRAESLGGAGVMLRAMAGQSGFQADRIDFPAGGLVVVLLLITWLAPNALELTRRYQPALENHRGEIRQFAPVVWRPSAFSGLVLSLLAFLGLLYLFVWTRDEFIYFQF
- a CDS encoding hemerythrin family protein; the protein is MEQLIWNDSLSVGIPEIDKDHQRLIDLLNDLIQSVAENKESEEMEIVLEELLSYTLWHFRHEERLMQTYEYDGFMEHKNEHASLLEQAVNLQNKFKAEGEGITPEVLDFLKEWVTKHILGTDMQMAKYLQSEM